Proteins from a single region of Amycolatopsis sp. CA-230715:
- a CDS encoding putative T7SS-secreted protein gives MSTMPLETGFPALGFDPAPGKLGPIGDLTEKYQKVGSDLADAKQALENIVNKQGEIWQGQASDAFARRVGKLPEYLGDAADSMLKAAKALQNWNDDLTELQRQARELEVRAQKAAQEARQAQQNPDLRLADQTFPDQASLNAAQQLLTNAHNQLTASMGACVSIQDEAKRLLEQHDRVADGIAVMLDKARELAPDEPSLLGKMIDGALGALGDLANGIGDIADQIGNFIADHANVIAKISDVLGDIGNALGFIGGFLPPPVGEVFGAVGTGLGLTATLGHAVAGAAGADVKPETYVFDALGTAMSAVGALAPPEADLAVKFGGFALLGEQLGGDAGARSIGRAFDGPIGDFENYWKPQNETQAAIEAAAATTGFALPGTATAIALWNAVDQGQDADNAPERVRERDEHEVWDQ, from the coding sequence ATGAGCACCATGCCCCTGGAGACCGGGTTTCCCGCGCTCGGCTTCGACCCCGCGCCGGGCAAGCTCGGCCCGATCGGCGACCTGACCGAGAAGTACCAGAAGGTCGGCTCCGACCTGGCCGACGCGAAACAAGCGCTCGAGAACATCGTCAACAAGCAGGGCGAGATCTGGCAGGGCCAGGCGAGTGACGCGTTCGCGCGCCGCGTGGGCAAGCTCCCCGAGTACCTCGGCGACGCGGCCGATTCGATGCTCAAGGCCGCGAAGGCGCTCCAGAACTGGAACGACGACCTCACCGAGCTGCAGCGCCAAGCTCGCGAGTTGGAAGTACGCGCGCAGAAGGCCGCACAGGAAGCCAGGCAGGCACAGCAGAACCCGGACCTCCGGCTCGCCGACCAGACCTTCCCGGACCAGGCTTCGCTGAACGCCGCGCAGCAACTGCTGACGAACGCGCACAACCAGCTCACCGCCTCGATGGGCGCCTGTGTGTCCATTCAGGACGAAGCGAAGCGGCTGCTCGAACAGCACGACCGCGTCGCCGACGGCATCGCGGTGATGCTGGACAAGGCGCGCGAACTGGCCCCCGACGAACCGAGCCTGCTCGGCAAGATGATCGACGGCGCACTCGGCGCGCTGGGCGATCTCGCCAACGGCATCGGCGACATCGCCGACCAGATCGGCAACTTCATCGCCGATCACGCCAACGTCATCGCGAAGATCTCCGACGTGCTCGGCGACATCGGCAACGCACTCGGGTTCATTGGCGGGTTCCTCCCACCTCCCGTCGGCGAGGTCTTCGGGGCGGTCGGCACCGGACTCGGACTCACCGCGACGCTCGGGCACGCCGTGGCCGGAGCAGCGGGAGCCGATGTGAAACCGGAGACGTACGTGTTCGACGCGCTGGGGACGGCCATGTCGGCGGTCGGTGCCCTCGCGCCCCCCGAGGCCGACCTCGCGGTGAAGTTCGGCGGTTTTGCCTTGCTGGGAGAGCAACTCGGCGGTGATGCGGGTGCCCGCTCCATCGGTCGAGCGTTCGACGGACCGATCGGTGATTTCGAGAACTACTGGAAGCCGCAGAACGAGACGCAGGCGGCAATCGAGGCAGCGGCGGCCACCACCGGGTTCGCGCTGCCCGGCACGGCCACGGCCATCGCGCTGTGGAACGCCGTCGACCAAGGACAAGACGCGGACAACGCGCCGGAACGCGTGCGCGAGCGTGACGAGCACGAGGTGTGGGACCAGTGA
- a CDS encoding MmcQ/YjbR family DNA-binding protein, giving the protein MAKDTLNSLRRVCMALPEATERLSHGEPAWFVRGKKLFVMYADQHHDDRLGFWCPAPPGVQVDLVANEPERFYRPPYVGHRGWLGVRLDVDVDWDEIAAIVREAYTVVAPKSLVARLG; this is encoded by the coding sequence GTGGCGAAGGACACGCTGAATTCGTTGAGGCGGGTGTGCATGGCGCTCCCGGAGGCGACCGAGCGGCTCAGCCACGGCGAGCCCGCGTGGTTCGTGCGCGGCAAGAAGCTGTTCGTGATGTACGCCGACCAGCACCACGACGACCGGCTCGGGTTCTGGTGCCCCGCGCCGCCGGGGGTGCAGGTGGACTTGGTCGCGAACGAGCCGGAGCGCTTCTACCGGCCGCCGTACGTCGGGCACCGCGGCTGGCTCGGGGTACGGCTCGACGTGGATGTCGACTGGGACGAGATCGCGGCGATCGTCCGCGAGGCCTACACGGTCGTCGCGCCGAAAAGCCTGGTGGCGCGGCTCGGGTAG
- the sepH gene encoding septation protein SepH, with product MRALRVVGLHEDGKSIVCEDPARRERFLLPADERLRAAARGDITRLGQIEIELESQMRPREIQARIRAGESVEQVATSAGVPEQRVERFAYPVLLERSRTAELAQHAHPVREDGPDVRTLGEVVHYAFGVRGQDYTQATWDSWKGDDGKWVVGLQWQAGRSDNAAHWAFSPGAHGGTVTALDEPAEDLLNPNAHRQPRTLRAVSEDDQPTLESSLDGAPDPQDDDTREIPRVPAEEPAEAPADSAEAKPEPARPKSKKNHPIVPSWEDVLLGVRSQRG from the coding sequence ATGCGAGCGCTACGGGTGGTCGGGCTGCACGAGGACGGTAAGTCCATCGTGTGCGAAGACCCGGCGCGCCGTGAGCGGTTCCTGCTGCCCGCCGATGAGAGACTTCGTGCGGCGGCGAGGGGTGACATCACCAGGCTCGGGCAGATCGAGATCGAGTTGGAGAGCCAGATGCGGCCACGCGAGATCCAGGCACGGATCAGGGCCGGTGAATCGGTCGAGCAGGTCGCGACTTCGGCAGGCGTGCCGGAGCAGCGAGTGGAGCGGTTCGCCTACCCCGTGCTGCTCGAACGCTCCCGCACCGCGGAGCTGGCCCAGCATGCGCACCCGGTGCGCGAGGACGGCCCCGACGTGCGCACGCTCGGCGAGGTCGTGCACTACGCCTTCGGTGTCCGCGGCCAGGACTACACCCAGGCCACCTGGGACTCGTGGAAGGGCGACGACGGCAAGTGGGTCGTCGGCCTGCAGTGGCAGGCCGGCCGCTCGGACAACGCCGCGCACTGGGCGTTCTCGCCCGGCGCGCACGGCGGCACGGTGACCGCGCTCGACGAACCCGCCGAGGACCTGCTCAACCCGAACGCGCACCGCCAGCCGCGGACCCTGCGCGCGGTCTCCGAGGACGACCAGCCGACGCTCGAATCCTCGCTGGACGGAGCCCCGGACCCGCAGGACGACGACACCAGGGAAATCCCGCGCGTGCCTGCCGAAGAGCCAGCCGAAGCCCCCGCCGACTCCGCGGAGGCCAAGCCCGAACCGGCTCGCCCGAAGAGCAAGAAGAACCACCCGATCGTCCCCTCGTGGGAGGACGTGCTCCTCGGCGTGCGCTCGCAGCGCGGCTGA
- a CDS encoding sensor histidine kinase, which yields MKDLKLTLRGRLTFVYGGLFLLIGAVLLIVNYILVSGSLPEVGNYARTATAALGPAMRLAAPTEGTPIAPARTVPADEALQVVSGSLTDYRSSTLSQLVLTSVLALVIAAALAVALGWVVSGRALHPIHAITSTARRLGARNLDRRINLDGPPDELKELADTFDGMLDRLAVSFDSQKRFVANASHELRTPLAVQRTLIEVALADPDATPEVRKLGQQLLYTNERSERMIEGLLVLARSDRGLTSRTPVRLDEVAEHVARSVQARANEKNVTVSVNAVPRTVAGDPVLLERLLTNLVDNAITYNHEGGSVVVEVGSDPALVVRNTGVPVDPGAVPQLFEPFRRLTERTGDSRNAGLGLSIVRSVVQAHGGTVHAEAGEQGGLVVAVRLPG from the coding sequence ATGAAGGACCTCAAGCTGACGCTGCGCGGCAGGCTCACCTTCGTCTACGGCGGGTTGTTCCTGCTCATCGGCGCCGTGCTGCTGATCGTCAACTACATACTGGTGAGCGGCTCGCTGCCGGAGGTCGGCAACTACGCGCGCACCGCGACGGCGGCACTGGGCCCAGCGATGAGGCTGGCCGCGCCGACCGAGGGCACGCCCATCGCGCCTGCCAGGACCGTCCCGGCGGACGAAGCCCTCCAGGTGGTCAGCGGCTCGCTGACGGACTACCGCTCGTCCACGCTGTCCCAGCTCGTGCTCACCTCGGTGCTCGCGCTGGTCATCGCGGCCGCGCTGGCGGTGGCGCTCGGCTGGGTGGTCTCCGGCAGGGCGCTGCACCCGATCCACGCGATCACCTCGACCGCGCGCAGGCTCGGCGCGCGCAACCTCGACCGCCGGATCAACCTCGACGGCCCGCCCGACGAGCTGAAGGAACTGGCCGACACCTTCGACGGCATGCTCGACCGGCTCGCCGTCTCGTTCGACAGCCAGAAACGCTTTGTCGCCAACGCTTCCCACGAACTGCGCACGCCACTGGCCGTCCAGCGGACACTCATCGAAGTGGCGCTCGCCGATCCGGACGCGACCCCCGAAGTGCGCAAGCTCGGGCAGCAACTGCTCTACACGAACGAACGCAGCGAGCGCATGATCGAGGGCCTGCTCGTGCTGGCGCGCAGCGACCGCGGCCTCACTTCGCGGACCCCGGTCCGGCTCGACGAGGTCGCCGAGCACGTCGCCCGCTCCGTGCAGGCGCGCGCCAACGAAAAGAACGTCACGGTGAGCGTCAACGCGGTCCCGCGCACGGTCGCGGGTGATCCGGTGCTGCTGGAGCGGCTCCTGACGAACCTCGTCGACAACGCGATCACCTACAACCACGAGGGCGGTTCGGTGGTCGTCGAAGTCGGATCCGATCCGGCGCTCGTCGTCCGCAACACCGGTGTTCCGGTCGACCCGGGTGCCGTTCCGCAGCTCTTCGAACCGTTCCGGCGCCTCACCGAGCGCACCGGGGACAGCCGCAACGCCGGGCTCGGGCTTTCGATCGTGCGCTCGGTGGTTCAGGCGCACGGCGGCACCGTGCACGCCGAGGCGGGCGAGCAGGGCGGACTGGTCGTCGCGGTGCGGCTGCCCGGCTGA
- a CDS encoding response regulator transcription factor codes for MRVLVVEDEQLMADTVAEGLRRLSMAVDVCYDGGQALERVGVHAYDVVVLDRDLPVVHGDDVCRAVVGTGGEARVLMLTAAADVTDRVGGLGLGADDYLTKPFAFAELIARVQALGRRARPALPPVLERAGVVLDLPRHQAARDGRFLQLSPKEFAVLEVLMRAEGAVVSSEDLLEKAWDEHADPFTNAVRVAVMTLRRKLGEPGLIETVPGAGYRFGA; via the coding sequence GTGCGAGTCCTCGTGGTCGAAGACGAACAGTTGATGGCGGACACCGTCGCGGAAGGACTGCGACGGCTGTCGATGGCTGTCGACGTCTGCTATGACGGCGGACAGGCGTTGGAACGCGTGGGCGTGCACGCCTACGACGTCGTGGTGCTCGACCGCGACCTGCCCGTGGTGCACGGCGACGACGTGTGCCGCGCCGTGGTCGGCACCGGCGGCGAGGCCCGCGTGCTGATGCTCACCGCCGCCGCGGACGTGACCGACCGGGTCGGCGGACTCGGCCTCGGCGCCGACGACTACCTGACGAAACCGTTCGCCTTCGCCGAACTCATCGCGCGCGTGCAGGCGCTGGGCAGGCGCGCGCGGCCCGCGCTGCCGCCGGTGCTGGAGCGCGCGGGCGTCGTGCTCGACCTGCCGCGCCACCAGGCCGCCCGCGACGGCCGGTTCCTGCAGTTGTCGCCCAAGGAGTTCGCCGTGCTGGAAGTGCTCATGCGCGCCGAAGGGGCCGTGGTCAGTTCCGAGGACCTCCTCGAAAAGGCCTGGGACGAGCACGCCGATCCGTTCACCAACGCGGTGCGGGTCGCGGTGATGACGCTGCGCCGCAAGCTCGGCGAGCCGGGGCTCATCGAGACCGTGCCCGGCGCGGGTTACCGGTTCGGCGCATGA